A genomic window from Variovorax paradoxus includes:
- a CDS encoding LamB/YcsF family protein yields MRIDLNSDLGEGYGPWVMGNDALILDCVTSANIACGGHAGDAETMYRTLRLAADRGVKVGAHPGYADREGFGRRVIPMQPAEIGRMVAAQVGSLAAIARLAGTRVSYVKPHGALGNLAAADMAVAKAIVSVVKTIDPALAILAISGTSLEHAAREEGLQVFSEIFADRAYLSSGHLMPRSQEGAVLHDAKEAASRLIGFLKTGKMPVLGSDPIPLKAESICVHGDNAESVEMARHVRMRLEAEGVTLVSFLD; encoded by the coding sequence ATGCGGATCGATCTGAATTCCGACCTGGGTGAAGGCTACGGCCCATGGGTCATGGGAAACGACGCGTTGATTCTCGACTGCGTGACCAGCGCGAACATCGCCTGCGGCGGCCATGCCGGTGATGCGGAAACGATGTACAGGACCTTGCGACTGGCCGCTGACCGCGGGGTGAAGGTCGGTGCCCATCCCGGATATGCCGACCGCGAGGGGTTCGGGCGACGCGTGATTCCGATGCAACCTGCCGAGATCGGTCGAATGGTTGCCGCGCAGGTCGGCTCTCTTGCGGCGATAGCTCGCCTGGCGGGCACTCGGGTGAGCTATGTGAAGCCGCATGGCGCACTCGGCAATCTCGCCGCGGCCGACATGGCAGTTGCCAAGGCCATTGTCTCGGTGGTCAAGACGATCGACCCCGCTCTTGCGATCCTCGCCATATCGGGTACGAGCCTGGAGCACGCCGCTCGCGAGGAGGGGCTTCAAGTCTTCTCCGAAATATTCGCCGATCGCGCGTACCTGTCTAGCGGCCATCTGATGCCGCGCAGCCAGGAGGGAGCGGTGCTGCACGATGCAAAGGAAGCAGCGAGTCGTTTGATCGGCTTCCTGAAGACCGGAAAGATGCCCGTCCTGGGCTCCGACCCGATCCCGTTGAAGGCCGAATCGATCTGCGTCCACGGCGACAACGCGGAGTCCGTCGAGATGGCCCGGCACGTCCGGATGCGATTGGAGGCCGAAGGGGTCACTCTGGTCTCGTTTCTCGACTAG
- a CDS encoding SDR family NAD(P)-dependent oxidoreductase, with the protein MRLAGKVAVVTGAARGIGRATAERLLAEGAKVVVSDIDTETLTRTAGEIGAEANVFAVRTDVSKKNEVVDLVEAAVQHFGAIDIMVNNAGIAPVVEFLDVTEEMLSRVLDVNLKGAFYGTQAAGREMIGRGKGGVIINMSSINSGLANPNVAPYAISKGGMNQVTSTAAVAFAPHGIRVVGVGPGTIMTDMVAGAFVQSAGNHAILSRTPLGRYGQPSEIASVVAFLASEDASYITGETMYVDGGRRVLNYVVPVKG; encoded by the coding sequence ATGAGGCTTGCAGGCAAAGTTGCGGTTGTGACAGGGGCTGCGCGAGGCATCGGGCGCGCGACGGCCGAGCGTCTTCTGGCCGAGGGCGCGAAGGTGGTTGTCTCCGACATCGACACAGAGACGCTGACCAGGACGGCCGGCGAGATAGGCGCGGAAGCCAACGTCTTCGCAGTGCGCACGGACGTTTCGAAAAAGAACGAGGTGGTCGACCTTGTCGAGGCGGCGGTTCAACACTTCGGTGCCATCGACATCATGGTGAACAACGCCGGCATCGCACCCGTGGTGGAGTTCCTGGACGTCACCGAAGAAATGCTCAGCCGCGTGCTGGACGTGAATCTCAAAGGGGCCTTCTACGGTACGCAGGCTGCAGGCCGCGAGATGATCGGCCGCGGCAAGGGCGGGGTGATCATCAACATGTCTTCCATCAATTCCGGACTCGCGAACCCCAACGTCGCGCCGTACGCGATTTCGAAGGGCGGCATGAACCAGGTGACCTCTACCGCGGCGGTGGCGTTTGCGCCGCACGGCATTCGGGTCGTCGGTGTCGGGCCCGGGACCATCATGACCGACATGGTTGCCGGGGCGTTTGTCCAGAGCGCGGGCAACCATGCAATCCTCTCGCGGACCCCGCTGGGCCGCTATGGCCAGCCGTCTGAAATTGCGTCGGTCGTCGCGTTCCTGGCGAGTGAAGATGCGTCGTACATCACTGGGGAAACCATGTACGTGGACGGGGGACGACGCGTTCTGAACTATGTTGTTCCAGTGAAGGGCTGA
- a CDS encoding NAD(P)/FAD-dependent oxidoreductase, which translates to MPSANSARVVIVGGAIIGSFCAWSLRKAGFTGTITVVEKDASYQFSSTALSAASIRTQFGTATNIQMSLFGAHMFRNIKAVFGDEADIGYREKGYLILGGHDQVAERIEAVRLQRSHGADIRVLDPDELGARFPGVNFDDVGIGTLGVQHEGWFDAWSLLSEVRRAARRLGVSYVETAANAFKTNGARVTGVELSNGDALACDFCVLAAGAQSGRLAASLGIELPVVPKKRTVFSFKTPFRANDFPMLFDSSGIWVRPEGEGYIGGIQPPAEIDVDADGDFEPHHELMDELFWPLLARRIPAMEELRLNRAWAGHYEVNTLDHNGVVGAHDELGNLIFATGFSGHGVMHAPAVGRGVAELITAGEFRSIDMTPLGWARIRTSTPLFESIVY; encoded by the coding sequence ATGCCGTCAGCAAATTCAGCCCGGGTCGTCATCGTTGGCGGCGCCATCATCGGCAGCTTCTGTGCCTGGTCGCTGCGCAAGGCAGGCTTCACGGGAACGATCACCGTCGTGGAGAAGGATGCCTCGTACCAGTTTTCTTCGACGGCCCTTTCTGCCGCCTCGATACGAACCCAATTCGGAACGGCCACGAACATCCAGATGAGCCTCTTCGGGGCTCACATGTTCCGCAACATCAAGGCCGTGTTCGGAGATGAAGCGGATATCGGGTATCGGGAAAAGGGCTACCTGATTCTCGGAGGCCACGATCAGGTTGCTGAGCGCATAGAGGCTGTCAGGCTGCAGCGCAGCCACGGCGCGGACATCCGGGTGCTCGATCCCGATGAACTCGGCGCGCGCTTTCCGGGCGTCAACTTCGACGACGTCGGCATTGGAACGCTGGGTGTCCAGCACGAAGGCTGGTTCGATGCCTGGAGCCTGCTCTCCGAGGTGCGCCGCGCGGCGCGCCGGCTTGGCGTCAGCTATGTGGAAACAGCAGCCAACGCGTTCAAGACGAATGGCGCGAGAGTCACCGGGGTCGAGTTGTCGAACGGAGACGCGCTTGCGTGCGATTTCTGCGTTCTGGCCGCAGGAGCGCAGTCCGGACGCCTGGCTGCGTCGTTGGGAATCGAACTGCCGGTCGTGCCGAAGAAGCGCACGGTGTTCTCCTTCAAGACGCCTTTCAGGGCGAACGATTTCCCGATGCTGTTCGACTCGAGCGGCATCTGGGTGCGGCCTGAAGGGGAGGGCTACATCGGAGGCATCCAGCCACCGGCCGAGATCGACGTGGATGCCGATGGAGACTTCGAACCTCACCACGAGTTGATGGACGAGCTGTTCTGGCCTTTGCTCGCCAGGCGCATCCCGGCCATGGAAGAGTTGCGCCTGAACCGGGCGTGGGCTGGGCACTATGAAGTCAACACGCTCGACCACAACGGCGTGGTCGGTGCTCACGATGAGCTGGGCAACCTTATCTTCGCGACGGGGTTTTCCGGCCACGGCGTCATGCACGCGCCAGCGGTCGGCCGAGGTGTGGCGGAACTGATCACGGCCGGGGAATTCCGGTCGATCGACATGACCCCATTGGGTTGGGCGCGCATCCGCACCTCGACACCATTGTTTGAATCCATCGTTTACTGA
- a CDS encoding 5-oxoprolinase subunit B family protein, whose product MLEQGWPKYVPVADHSLLVSFGDAITDQASATVLALDRALAHSPPEGMLECIPAFVSLLIDFDPLVTDHTRIQEAAKNLQQDPPAGQVGGELREVEICYEEDFAPDLAAVAQASGLCIDEVINRHLQGDYQVRMYGFAPGYAYMSGVPREIQVPRKPSSLRDIAAGSVLIAGPQCLVTTLKMPTGWSIIGRSPTRILTRDESAPFLFGVGDKVRFKRISLAEYEARREIADHG is encoded by the coding sequence ATGCTGGAGCAAGGATGGCCAAAGTACGTTCCTGTCGCGGACCACTCGCTGCTGGTTTCCTTTGGCGATGCGATCACCGATCAGGCAAGTGCGACGGTGCTCGCGCTCGATCGGGCATTGGCTCATTCGCCGCCCGAGGGAATGCTTGAATGCATTCCGGCGTTTGTCAGCCTGCTGATCGACTTCGATCCTCTGGTCACGGATCACACCCGGATTCAAGAGGCTGCTAAAAACCTGCAGCAAGATCCTCCGGCCGGCCAGGTTGGAGGGGAACTGCGCGAGGTCGAGATTTGCTATGAAGAAGACTTCGCGCCCGATCTTGCAGCGGTGGCCCAGGCCTCGGGCCTTTGTATCGATGAAGTGATCAACCGTCACTTGCAGGGTGACTATCAAGTGCGCATGTATGGATTCGCTCCGGGCTACGCGTACATGTCGGGCGTGCCGAGAGAGATCCAGGTGCCGCGCAAGCCTTCGTCGCTTCGGGACATTGCAGCCGGAAGCGTGCTCATTGCGGGGCCGCAGTGTCTTGTCACGACGCTCAAGATGCCCACCGGGTGGTCGATCATCGGGAGGTCTCCCACCCGGATACTGACCCGCGATGAAAGCGCTCCCTTTCTTTTCGGCGTAGGGGACAAGGTCAGGTTCAAGCGCATCAGCCTGGCGGAGTACGAGGCACGACGAGAGATTGCCGACCATGGCTGA
- a CDS encoding VOC family protein, with protein sequence MSNPFNKLHHICIVVHDIDKAQAYYESIGVGPWAEYPPLSEYEELSVPSQAGFLALKYRMCNLPNVQIQLCEPNDEPSPQRIHLDSKGEGVFHIGFEVPDADAAEAQAGTLGLPVLMRGRRTNRTGFTYYASAEGAGVTLLTRATNLPGK encoded by the coding sequence ATGTCAAACCCGTTCAACAAGCTTCACCACATCTGCATCGTGGTGCACGACATCGACAAGGCGCAGGCCTATTACGAATCCATCGGCGTAGGCCCCTGGGCCGAGTACCCGCCTCTGTCCGAGTATGAAGAGCTGAGCGTTCCCAGCCAGGCTGGCTTTCTCGCGCTCAAGTACAGGATGTGCAACTTGCCGAACGTGCAGATCCAGCTTTGCGAGCCCAACGATGAACCGTCGCCTCAGCGCATTCATCTGGACAGCAAGGGAGAAGGCGTTTTCCACATTGGGTTCGAGGTTCCGGATGCCGATGCAGCAGAGGCGCAAGCCGGCACGCTGGGGTTGCCCGTGCTGATGCGAGGGCGTCGCACGAACCGGACGGGCTTTACCTACTACGCCTCGGCCGAGGGTGCAGGCGTGACGCTGCTCACTCGTGCAACGAATCTTCCTGGCAAGTAG